A window of the Flavobacterium sangjuense genome harbors these coding sequences:
- the cysS gene encoding cysteine--tRNA ligase, with the protein MQLYKNHQLKIYNSLSGEKEVFKPVHDGNIGMYVCGPTVYSNVHLGNVRTFMSFDMIFRYFLHLEYKVRYVRNITDVGHIVDDVDDGEDKIAKKARVEQLEPMEIVQRYTVDFHDVLNQFNFLPPSIEPTATGHIIEQIEIVNQIIEKGFAYEKNGSVYFDVVKFNENNHYGKLSGRNIDEMLANTRDTDGQSDKKNPQDFALWKKAEPEHIMRWPSPWGVGFPGWHLECTAMSTKYLGETFDIHGGGMDLKFPHHECEIAQNEACTGQSPVNYWMHANMLNLNGKKMSKSTGNNLLPGEIYSGGSPFLSKAFSPNVARFFMMQAHYRSILDFTNDGILAAEKGFNRLMEGLDVLKDLQPAAASTLDIATWKQACYDAMNDDFNTPILIANLFEGIRFVNLINDGKETLTAADLKMLSDTLNTFTFDVIGVRDEKCAADNSEKLDGVVEMLIGMRNEARANKNFALSDQIRDQLLALGIQLKDGKDGTTFSI; encoded by the coding sequence ATGCAATTATATAAAAACCATCAACTAAAAATATACAACTCTCTTTCGGGAGAAAAAGAAGTTTTCAAGCCTGTGCATGACGGAAACATTGGCATGTATGTTTGCGGCCCAACGGTGTACAGCAATGTGCATCTTGGAAACGTTCGAACGTTCATGTCGTTTGATATGATTTTCAGATACTTTTTGCATTTAGAATATAAAGTCCGCTATGTGCGAAACATTACCGATGTGGGTCATATTGTAGATGATGTGGATGATGGTGAAGATAAAATTGCCAAAAAAGCAAGAGTTGAGCAACTCGAACCAATGGAAATTGTACAGCGTTATACTGTCGATTTTCACGATGTTTTAAATCAGTTTAATTTTCTTCCACCAAGCATTGAACCTACAGCTACCGGACATATCATTGAGCAAATTGAAATCGTAAATCAGATTATTGAAAAAGGATTTGCTTATGAAAAAAATGGCTCGGTGTATTTTGATGTGGTGAAGTTTAATGAGAACAATCATTACGGAAAACTAAGTGGCCGAAACATTGACGAAATGCTCGCCAATACTCGAGATACCGACGGTCAGAGCGATAAGAAAAACCCACAGGATTTTGCGCTTTGGAAAAAAGCCGAACCGGAACATATTATGCGTTGGCCTTCGCCTTGGGGCGTTGGTTTCCCGGGCTGGCATTTAGAATGTACTGCTATGAGCACCAAATACCTTGGTGAAACTTTTGATATTCACGGTGGCGGAATGGATTTAAAATTCCCACATCACGAATGTGAAATTGCACAAAACGAAGCCTGCACAGGACAAAGTCCGGTGAATTACTGGATGCACGCCAATATGCTTAATCTGAATGGCAAAAAAATGTCGAAATCTACCGGAAATAATTTACTTCCGGGTGAAATTTATTCAGGTGGAAGTCCGTTTTTGAGTAAAGCTTTTTCTCCTAATGTGGCACGTTTCTTTATGATGCAGGCACATTACAGAAGTATACTTGACTTTACCAACGACGGAATTTTAGCTGCAGAAAAAGGCTTTAACCGATTGATGGAAGGTCTTGATGTTTTAAAAGATTTACAGCCAGCTGCTGCTTCTACGCTTGATATTGCAACTTGGAAACAGGCTTGCTATGATGCGATGAATGACGATTTCAATACGCCGATTTTGATTGCCAATTTATTTGAAGGAATTCGTTTTGTCAATTTAATAAATGACGGAAAAGAAACGCTTACTGCTGCCGATTTAAAAATGCTTTCCGACACTTTAAACACTTTCACTTTTGATGTGATTGGCGTTAGAGATGAAAAATGTGCGGCAGATAATTCAGAAAAATTAGATGGTGTTGTCGAAATGCTAATCGGTATGCGAAATGAAGCCAGAGCCAATAAAAACTTTGCGTTGTCTGACCAAATTCGGGATCAGTTGTTAGCACTCGGAATTCAATTGAAAGACGGAAAAGACGGAACAACCTTCAGTATTT